A genomic stretch from Sceloporus undulatus isolate JIND9_A2432 ecotype Alabama chromosome 5, SceUnd_v1.1, whole genome shotgun sequence includes:
- the LOC121932226 gene encoding sperm acrosome-associated protein 5-like gives MDGYGGYSLGDWLCLLYYTSSYNTKYKSRDMFTRNRYGIFQIDSGNWCFDGCVVSKNQCHTRCEMMADNDLLDDIICAKRIVMSSADIYYWPAWREYCDGYDNSKWENRC, from the exons GGCTCTGTCTGTTGTATTATACCAGTAGTTATAACACCAAATATAAGTCAAGAGACATGTTTACCCGCAATCGATATGGCATCTTCCAGATTGACAGCGGAAACTGGTGTTTTGACGGTTGTGTCGTTTCAAAGAACCAGTGTCACACCAGATGCGAAA TGATGGCAGACAATGACCTCCTGGATGATATTATATGTGCAAAACGTATTGTCATGTCGAGTGCCGATATATACTACTG GCCTGCATGGAGAGAATACTGCGATGGATATGACAACTCAAAATGGGAAAACAGATGCTAA